cagtgaTACTGGGATCGATGCATTTCTTCTTAGGACACACCATAAGCatggatattatccccaccatctggatatgggGTGTCCCTCCATAGTCCGGTTTTCAAGCttctttcttccacatacaaccaaggTATGTATTAAGATTgagtggtgtttccaggacgatatgacatgggtaccataaaaaagcgcgcacaccttcctaaAACGCCCGCAACATTCCGGTTATGATccaggagaatgtgggtggcaaTGTGTACTCAATTCAACATCAGGTGTCACACAGCATACCTCtgccataaaaaaacagtatatcATCCACACTAATATTTAAgtactaattattatttggtTATGTCCTTTTTATTCAAGTGAGACCAAAactaatttcatattttttttaaaagcatgATCAAGAGTTATTAAAGGAAGCATATGACGAACCACTGGCAACACCCCGTCATGAAGAGCAGCACTACAGTCTTGGAGACTTCGAACCACTGCCACAGGAGCCCCCACCTCAACCCGACTTTGAACAACTTTAGATTATCCAGAGATACTACAGTTAAATATTGTGACACCAGAACTTATCCAATCGATTTACATTTCttataagatattttaataaaatcaataaaaatatgtcaagtgctaatgtttttctttattctgtttctttttaaaatttaatgttacTTTATTGCATATCCCATAGTTATCAATACAACTATTGTTATCATCAAGGATAATGCCATTGAAGTCAAGATTGTAGGTCCTCCAAATGTACTTCCAAgaaatttttactttgttacCACATCGCCGTTGAAAGATTTCAAAGTGTCTTTCAATTGAAGCCTTCAGTTGCTTCACAGTGGCCTGCTGTGGTACCTGAAGTACAGCAATACTTAATTCATTTgcaatataagtaataattcatagaaatagattaattaaaacgTTCTTACTATAACTTTCAGTTTTGGTTCATTTTCTCTAGAAACATATAGAGATATACACTGACCATGTTCCACCTCTGTCTGAAAAAAGATGAACTTGGATATAGTTTTCATTCAGAACTTTATACATTTGGATAAAAAAATGGAAGCAGAAGACATAATACTAATTAGCCTCTGCATATCAACCACAGCAACTTGCAaagaaaatgtataataatttggac
The nucleotide sequence above comes from Leptidea sinapis chromosome 12, ilLepSina1.1, whole genome shotgun sequence. Encoded proteins:
- the LOC126967298 gene encoding U11/U12 small nuclear ribonucleoprotein 25 kDa protein-like gives rise to the protein MESILDVANSLTHDELVEVTKSSLCTLLGCDSLLGDLPSDIITEEILLLTEVEHGQCISLYVSRENEPKLKVIVPQQATVKQLKASIERHFEIFQRRCGNKVKISWKYIWRTYNLDFNGIILDDNNSCIDNYGICNKVTLNFKKKQNKEKH